TAAGGGATTTGTAATTTTGTTCAACTGATAAACGGAAAAGGTACGGGTGACCCTGAAACCCTGGTTATAATATAATTTAAAGGCTGCGGTATTATCTTGTAGAACCTCTAGCAGATATTGCTCCACATTTTGCCGGGCTAACACCTTAAGGACCTGTTCAAAAAGGCCGCTTGTGATCCCTTGTTTCCTGTATACAGGTATCACCCCGGTTCCGGTATCATAAGCCGTCAGTTTGCCATCCCACGGACGCAAGCCATTTAAGATAAAGCCTATTGGTTCATGAGCCGAGTTAGAGAATGCACCCAAGGATATCTCGGGTGCAAAGCCTCTTCTTTTCATCATAATTTGAAAATCTGAGAGCGATAAATCTACTTGCACCTGGTAATCAGAGAATGCTTTTAAAAAGGCCTGATGTATTATTGGAAGCTTGGTACTTCCCAGTACTTTAAAGTCCATATTTAACATAGATACTCTTCCCCCTCTGCTTTTACTTTACTATCATTGACTTCAGAACAGAACTCTTTTCTTTCAGCGTAATAGCACGACGGATAAATTGACGGCGAACAATCTTTTAAAGAAAAAAAGCCGTAAGACAATACATCTTACGACTTTTCACAAAAACTAAAATCACTTTATTTCTACAATATCTTATTAAACAGTATAATTATCAAAATAGCCCTGAATATACACAATCGGCGTACCCTTATCCCCACTGCCAGAAGTCAGGTCACAGAGAGAACCAATCAGGTCTGTCAATCTTCTCGGCGTAGTTCCCTGAGCCGCCATGGAATCTCCCAGATCGCAGTTCTTGTTCTTGATGTATTCCGAAATGGCCGCCTTCAGTTCATCACCGCTCAGATGGGCAAAATCGTTATCCGCCAGATACTTAATCTTTACTTCATTAGGGGTTCCCTCCAGCCCTTCGGTATATCCCGGAGACACCACCGGATCAGCCAGTTCCCAAATCTTTCCTACCGGATCCTTGAAAGCGCCATCTCCATAAACCATCACCTCAATCGTCTTTCCGGTCTTTTCCTTAATCTCTGCCTGCACACTCTTGACAAACTCTGTGCAATCGTTAGGGAACAGCTTGACCGTATCCTCTGTAGCTTTGTTGGAGCCTAAAATGCCGTATCTGCTGTTGAATCCGCTTCCGGACACGCTTTCGTTCAGCAGGTCGTCCAGCCCTAATACAATCTCAGCTCCTGCGTCCCGCAGAATCCGTTTGCTGCGTTCTCTAGTGTGGATATCACAGGTCAACACCTTTTTAGTGTACTGGAGAATAGTCCGGGGATTGTTGGCAAAAATAATCTCTACTTCTGCGCCTGCCTCTTCTATTAACTTTTTGTAATAGTTCACATAGTCCATGCCCGTAAAGGTATGTCTTGATTTGCCGAAGAGCGTTTCAAACTGTTCCTGAGTCAATACATCCGTATACGGATTGATATTCTTTGCATCCAGTAAGTCAACATCTACCAGATGGTTTCCCACCTCATCGCTGGGATAACTCAACATGAGTACAATTTTCTTGGCTCCCTGAGCGATGCCTTTCAAACAGATAGCAAATCGGTTCCGGCTCAAAATGGGGAAAATCACCCCGATGGTCTCCCCGCCCAGCTTCTTTCTCACATCCTCTGCCAACTGGGATATGGTGGCATAGTTGCCCTCAGCCCGAGCGACTACAGCTTCTGTAACCGCCAGCACATCCCTGTCTTGAATTTGAAAATCATGGTTTTTTGCGGCTTCCAGCAATACATTCACTACAATGCTCTTTAAATCATCGCCCTGTCTGATAATAGGCGCTCTTAAACCTCTGGAAATGGTACCTACTCTTCTTTCCATCAAAAACTCCTTCTCCTTTGATAGCTTTCTTTTCTGGTGCTATTCTGATTCTACAATCTTTTTATTCTATAAATTTTTTAAAGAATTCAATAATAAGTTCAGCTGTAAATCGTCGGACTGCTCTTGGTCCTCCTCCTTAGCTGATGCAAAAATCTCCTGCATATCCCACTGGTGGCGCAGCATCTGCAATCTGGCTGCCAGATAAGCCTGCTCTGTGCTCATCTCTGAAAAATCCTGATTCCCCAAGAGCTTGTCCACTCCTGAAGCAGAAGATTTGGCTGACTGCAACGGCTGATTCGGCAGCTGCAAGTCCTCTCCCATATAGCCATATATTTTTTTTATGTAGTTCTGTGTTTCTTTAAAGGGCGGCACCCCTCCATACTTAGCCACGTTGCCCGAACCTGCGTTGTAGGCGGCCAGAGCCAACGTGATATCGCCGTCATAGGCTTTCAACTTCTGAGAAATGTAGTTGGCTCCCCCCATGATGTTCTGCTCCGGATCATAGGCATCCACTACTCCCAAGGCCTTGGCCGTAGCTGGCATCAGCTGCATGATACCCATAGCCCCACATTTAGACACGGCGTTGGCGTTAAAGCCTGATTCCGCCTTGGCCATAGCCTTTAACAGCTCTACCGGCACATCATACGTATCTGCCGCTTTGTTAAAGATGTCTTCCAGACTGCCAGAATCGGTATTTCTCCTTGCGCTTACGTCACCAGAAGTACTTGACAGCCATTGCTGCCGCTGGTTTTCCGGTAAGATTTTATTTAAGGTCTGCTGAAAATCCGGTTCATTTTCTTTGAGCAAAGCCCCAGTGGTCAGACTCAGGCCGCTTCCTTTTCCATATTGACTATTCAGATTGACTCGATCTATGCTCATGTCAAGCTCCTATCCTTGCTACTATAAATGGCCTTTTCTCCTATTGTACCATACTTCATCCGGTTCTCCAAACATTTGTTTTAAGAGGCCATAAAGTATGGTGCAGGCCCATCTCCTGCTTTTACCCCACCATGGTGGCAATACGCAAGGCGAATAACAAGCCGCTAATCCACATGACAGGGGGGATGTCCTTAGCCTTGCCAGAACACAGTTTCAAAAATAACCAGCTGAGGATGCCAAACATGATGCCGTTAGCAATAGAATAGGTGAAAGGCATCATAATCATCCCCATAAATCCGCCGATAGCATCCGCCATGTCTCCTTCAAAGGACATCTTCTTGATGGAGCCCATCATCAGCCAACCCACAAAGATTAAGGCTGGAGCCGTAGCGAAGCCTGGGATAGCCGTGAAGACCGGAGAAAAGAACAGAGCTACAAGAAAGAGTACCGCCGTGGTTACGCCAGTGAGCCCGGTGCGCCCGCCCTGGCCTACCCCAGCACAGCTTTCCATGTAAGCGGTAACCGTAGAGGTACCTAGACAGGCACCTGCCACCGTACCCATAGCATCCGCCATTAAAGCCCGACTGGCTTTGGGCAGCCGCCCCTCTTCATCCAGCAAGTCTGCCTTATCAGCGATGCCAATTAGCCCACCGATGGTGTCGAACAATTCTACAAATAGAAAGGAAAACACAATAACGGTAAACTGAACAGCGTTACTCATGATAAAACTGAAGTCAAAGGCGAAGAGTGCAGGCTTTTCCGGCATAAAACTCATACCGGAAAACTGTGGAATCAACGAGTAATGTCCTGCTTCTGGTTTGATTACATACCAGCCCAGCTGCTGCGCAGCCATGCCGAGCCCCCAGGTGGCCAGTATTCCCCAAAGGATAGGGCATACCACCTTGTAATGCTGGAGGATACAGATAATCAAAAATCCTAAAAAGGCCAAGGCAAAGGGCGCCGAAACCACACTGCCCAAATCCACCAAAGTCGAACTGCTAGCCACCGTTATGCCCGCATTGCTGAGCCCGATTAAGGTGATAAAAAGGCCAATCCCCACCGTTATTCCGTATTTTAAGTTCTTCGGTACGTCGTTGATGAGCTTTTCCCGGAATCGGCACAGAGTTAACAAAATAAATACCAATCCTTCTACAAAGACCGCGGCTAACGCAATCCGCCAGGGATCTTGTATTCCCTGCTGAGCTAAGGGGATACACACAGAATAGGTAAAATACGCATTCAAGCCCATGCCAGAAGCCAGGGCGATAGGATAATTCGTAAAAAGGGCCATAATTAATGTGCCTACCGCTGCCGATATGGCCGTCGCGGTGAAAACGCCTCCGCTGTCCATGCCTGCCTGAGCCAGCATACTGGGATTAACGGCCAAGATGTAGGCCATGGACAAGAAAGTGGTTACACCTGCGGTGATTTCCGTCTTTACATCTGTATTGTGTTCTTTTAGTTTAAAAAATCGTTCCATATCTATTCCTTTCAATCTACTGATGAAAAAACAATCCTTACCGATTTTGCTCTAATTGAAGAATTTTGTCAATATAATTAATTGTCCTCATGCCGTAAGGAATAGTAATTATATCTTCTCAGACAAATCTGAACAGATTATGAAGTTTCCTGGTCAGTGGTGGCGGCAGGTTCAAAACTATGGTATAATTTTTTATCCAAACGAAAGCGGCAGACATTGCCGCACACCAAAGACCGAACAAGTTTCCAGCAGCTTGCGCTGCTGCGGATTAAAAAATTTTACGTCGCGCTTGCAAGCGCCCTTCGGAGGTAATATCGTGTCAGACTTTATGAGTAATATAGGCGAAATCCTAGGGGATTTCTTCTCTCGCACCGGAGAAGTCCTCCGCTATGTCTTCGGGTGGCTGTCGGACAACCCTACTACGGTGGGGGATTGGTACGGCGGCCTTGTCCGCTGGATCTTCCCTGTACTGGCCCTAGGCATCCTCTTATCTGTACTTCGCGACATGCTTCGGGTGAAGAACCCTGCGGAGACCTGGGGCTATCTGGTATCATCGGAATTGGGTAAATTTCCAATACGTCATTGGGAGTGTACGGTGGGCCGGGCTCGTCACTGCGACTTGATTATCGACTTTCCCACCATCTCCAGAACCCAGTGCTCCTTAATTCGAGATGATAATGGCAATTGGCAGGTTTACAACCTATCCGAAAAAAACCCAATTCTCTGCAATGGCAAACCAGTGATAGATTCCGCCCCCTTGGGTCCGGGAGAGACCATCATGCTGGGTGGTGTCATTCTGACCTTGGAGCCGATTTCCGAGGCGGAGCACGAAGTCCAGCAGCAGAACCGGCTGGCTCAGAGCCGTCCTGCCCCCCCTTGGAGTTCTTTCGCCATGCTGACAGTCTTTCAAATTCTGACGGTAGGCCAACTGCTCATCACCAGGCCAGAGCACGCAAATACCATCCTTCTTTGCTACAGTGTTCTGCTAGGGGTCATGTGGACTTATGTACTGCTCTCCAAAATCGCCAAACGAACGGGCTTTGAACCGGAAATTCTGGCATTTTTCGCCTGTACCTTAAACTTAGCTGTAACGGCCTCCTCTGCCCCCGGCTCTCTGATTAAACAAACCATCACCATCCTCATGGGCATCGGACTCTTTCTGGGATTAGGCTGGTTTCTGCGAGATCTCAACCGAACGGTAAAGGCTCGTTATCTCATGGCCGGAGCCACCGCGGGACTGCTGCTCCTTAATTTAATTTTTGGCTCCGTGATTCACGGAGCTCAAAACTGGATATCTATTGCCGGCATCTCCGTACAGCCTTCGGAGCTGGCCAAGGTGACCTTTATTTTTGCCGGGTGCGCTACGTTAGACCGGCTGTTTGTCAAGCGAAACTTATGGGGCTTTATGCTCCTTTCCGGGTTTTGTCTGCTGGCCTTGGCTATTATGAGCGACTTCGGCACGGCGGCCATCTTCTTTGTGGTATTTCTCGTCATCGCATTTCTTCGATCGGGGGATTTTGCCACCTTATCGCTGATCTGCGGCGGAGCGGTAGCCGGAGGCGGTCTGATCCTGCGATTTAAGCCCTATATCGCTTCCCGATTTTCCGTCTGGGGCCATGCCTGGCAAAATGCGACCGGCTCTGGCTACCAGCAGGTTCGCACCATGTCAGCAGCTGCCAGCGGGGGGCTCATTGGTGTAGGTGCAGGAAACGGTTGGCTGCACAACATTGCTGCTGCCAACACCGATCTGGTCTTCGGCATGCTCTGTGAAGAATGGGGCCTGATTATCGCCTTATTGGCGGTAGCCAGCATCGTGACCTTGTCCATCTTCGCCTTTCGGGTAACTAAAACAGGGCGTTCAGCCTTCTACACTACGGCAGCCTGTGCGGCCACTTCCCTGCTGGTATTTCAGACAATCTTAAACGTCTTCGGTTCTGTAGACCTGCTGCCTCTCACCGGGGTGACCTTTCCCTTCATCTCCTGCGGCGGTTCCAGCATGATTAGTTCTTGGGGGCTTCTGGCCTTTTTAAAAGCTGCCGATACCCGGCAGAATGCCAGTTTCGCTGTCCGCAGCCTGCCCAATTTAGGTGAAGAACTGGAGTCAGCTAACAGCATGGAGACTGGATTCAACCCATTGTTTGATATGGCCGGCGGAATGCAACCCGAGGCTCAGCCTTTATCCAGTGCGCCAGACCCAATTGATTCCTTCCTACAGCAGTTTGACCGCTTGGAGGAAGGTACTGATCGTTCAGCGCCTCACACCCAGGAAATCGATGATTTTCTCCGTCAATTTGGTCAGCCTGATAGGGGAGAGGAGGAAAACAAATGAAAAAAATAACATCTCGCACCATTGTGTGTTTCCTGCTGGCCCTGGTGCTGGTGGCCGGAACAGTACTGTTTACCTTTAAATTTTTTGCAGAGGGCAACACCTGGTCTGCCTTTTCTGCCAACCGCCATCTATACACCCGTGATGTCTTGAATACTGGTCGAATCCTGGACCGAGACGGAAACGTTTTGGCCGATTACGACGAAAGCTCCCAAGGATGGACCTATGGAGCCAGCTCCTCCCTCCACAAAGCTACCCTTCACGCAGTAGGGGATTCCAGCGGGATGATCGGCACCGGTGCGATGACTCGGTTTGCCGATAAACTGACTGGTTACAATGTTATTACCGGGGCGAAACCGATTTTTCCAGGAGGACGGGATTTGTACCTGACTTTAGATGCCGACGTCTGCCAAACGGCTTACAAGGCTCTGAACGGCCGAAAAGGCACCGTAGGCGTATATAATTACAAGACGGGACAAATCATCTGTATGGTCAGTGCCCCCACTTACGATCCCGCTGACAAGCCTACGATCAAAGACGATGATCATCGATATGAGGGCGTCTACATCAATCGGCTGTTGTCTGCCACCTTCATTCCCGGCTCCACCTTCAAGCTGGTTACCGCAGCGGCAGCGCTGGAACAGATTGACGGTATTCAGGAACGGACTTTCCACTGCACCGGGCAGGTCACCATCGGCGATCAGGTTATCACCTGTCCTACTGCTCACGGAGATCTGACGCTGGGGCAAGCGCTGGCTGCCTCTTGCAATTGCACCTTCGGTCAGTTGGCCGCCGAACTTGGCAGTGAGCAAATGGAGTCTTATGTAAAAAAAGTTGGCTTGACCGGCAGCCTTTCAGTAAATGGCATACAAACAGCCAAATCCACCTTTGATTTCGTCTCAGGTGGGCAAGGAGAATTGGCTTGGTCCGGTATCGGCCAGGGGAAAGATTTGGTAAATCCCTGCGCTATGATGGTCTACTCTGGTGCTATCGCTGGAGGCGGCACGGCCGCTAAGCCGCAGATTATCTCCCATACAGCCTTTACAAAAGGCGTTCGTACCAGTCTCTACCTGAAACATTCCACCAAAGAATTCATCAGTCCAGACACGGCTGCCACCTTAGCCGATATGATGCGGAACAACGTTATCACCAATTACGGTCAAAGTAATTTCCCGGGGCTCAGCATCGGTGCGAAGTCTGGTACAGCTCAAAGCGACCATTCTGATGAAGACAATGCTTGGTTTACTGGATTTCTCCAGGATGAAAAACATCCCTACGCCTTTGTGGTATTGGTAGAGGGCGGCGGCAGCGGCAGTAAGGTGGCCGGCAGCGTGGCCAATGCAGTGCTTCAAGCTGCGGTAAAAGCCGACTAATTATAAAGGAGACATGGCATGGAACTAAAATTTCAACATCTGCATAAAAAAGCCATCGGCTGTATGCGGCTTGCATCTGCAATTGGCACGATTATTTTTCTGCTATTGTGCAGTATACCCAAAATAATTTTCTACTTCTTAGATACAGAACTCCCTGCCTGGGCAAACGTTGCATATGCTGCCATTATTGCCATCAGCATAGGATGGATTATCATTACACCTATTATTAGATATAAACGGTATCAATATTATATTGATGACAAGCAGCTTATAGTGATAGAGGGACTTTGGTTTATCACAAAAGACCTTGCTCCTATTGAGCGGGTTCATCAGATTTCCATTCAGCGTGGGCCCATTGACCGAATGTATGGGCTTAGCAAAGTTATTGCAACAACCGCAGGAGGAAATATTGTCATTCGATTTTTAGAAAATCCGATTGCTGAAGAAATCGCAGAAAGCTTAGGCGTTCGTATCGGTACCATCGTAAAGGAACAAAAACAGCGGGGTGATCAACATGCCTGAAGTTCGATGCCATTTTATCTCCGTTATCATGGGCACCTTTAAATCGATTTGGTATATCATCGCTGTGTTTTTTGTTTCTGCTCTAAATATGATAAAAGATTTGAAACTCCAGAACTTCCCGTCAACGATGGCTTTAGTCGGGCTTGGAATTTTCTTCATTGTTATGTTAGTCTGCTTTTTATACCATTTTCTTCGTTGGCGAAGAACCAAAATATATATTGAAGATGAGACCCTGATTATCGCTCGCAAACAATTATCCCAAAGCAAGACGACGGTAAAATTATCTAGTATTTCCACAGTGAATTTGCAGCAAAATCTCTTCGAACGAATATTTGATGTGTATTCCCTGCAATTGGACATTAACTCATCTGCCACCGCAGAAAAAGTAGATTTCCATTTAGTTTTTAGTAAACCGCTTGCCTTTGCTTTTAAGGACCATATCCTCGCTTATATCGATACGGAATCAGACGCCCCTGATGCGGCGTCTGAGCAACAAGCGGAAAACGTGAAAAACAACCAAATTACAGAAGAAACCATCATATCCTTTCGTTTTAAAGAAGTAATCCTTCACTGCATATTGAACTTTTCAATTATCGGATTATTGTCGTCGATTGCTTTGATTGCTGCCTTGCTTTGGACCTTTAATACTGAAACACCGGGGCTTAGCCGAGTAATTATTCCGACGATTTTATCTGCTACCCTTGCAGTTATTCCTTTTATTTATAAAAGTATTACGGCATTTTTGTTATACTACGGATTTACACTTAAAAAGAATGGCGATAAAGTCTTGATATCCTATGGGCTATTTACCAAAAGGCAGTTTACCCTGCCGTTGGATAAGACAAATGCATTGGTTATAAAGCAATCGTTTCAAGCTCGATTTTTCAATTTGGCCTATGGGGAAATCATCAATGTGGGTATGGGAGATTCTACCAATAATCAAGCACCGCTATTTTGCCTGCTTGTGAAACCAGAAACCCTTCAACAAGTAATACGGCAGATTGCACCAGAATTTGTTTTAGATCAAATTCCAGAACGCTCTCCTAAGTCAGCGCTCCTCCCAACTTCTATCCCCTGGTTATTTTTTGGCATCCTGGCAGTCATCGGCTTTACCCTGTTCTTCAAAGGTTGGATTGGATGGCTTATTCTCGCCTTTTTCGCGCTTTGTGCCTACTTATCCAGTATCACCAAAGCCTTGCAGCTATACGAGAATAAGATTAGCATCTCAACTGGAATCTTTCAAAAAAGAACAATCACTGTCTTTTACGGAAAGATTCAAAATATGTCGGTAAAATATGGGCCGATCAGTAATCGGTTAGGCCTTTATAAAGGGGAGGTATCGATTTTATCCTCTATGGAAAACAGGAGTAACAATATCGGCTATTTCCCCAAGGAACGGTTTACAGCAATAGAAAACCAAATTATGTCACATGAAAGCCTTCCCTTGCAAAAGTGATGCGGTGCAGCTAAAAAAGAACCCAACAAGATTAAAGGCCTCCTTGGAAGCCTAGAATTCTTGAGGGTTCTCTTCATTTGTCGGTTACGGGATTTTCCCAGACCGGTTTTTCTATTTACGTTCGCCTACTTAACGCAGTACTGCTCCAGGTATGCCTCCATCCGTTCTTTCATCTGATCATCGATGACAACCTTGCCGTCTACCTCTGCGTTATGCAGCGTATCGATAATCTCCCGGACCGTGACCAGCGGATACGTCTTGATGCCGAATTCTTCTTCAATTTCCTGAATGGCTGTCTTATCTCCCTGTCCCCGTTCCATGCGGTCCACAGAGATAATCAGCCCTTCTACCTTCACATCAGCTGCTGCCATTAGCTGTGGCAGCGTCTCCCGGACAGCAGTTCCCGCAGTGATAACATCTTCTACCATCAGCACAGAATCCCCGTCCTGAAGCTTGTAGCCTACCATTTTCCCACCTTCTCCATGATCTTTTTCCTCTTTGCGGTTAAAACAGTAGTTGATATCCCGGTCAAAATCTCTGGATAGAGCAATGGCTGTAGCGACGGAAATGGGAATTCCCTTGTATGCCGGTCCAAACAAGGCGGCGATATCGTTTTTGATGCGTTCTGCTTTCATATTTTCCACGATACAGCTGGCATAAAATCCACCCAGCTTATCTGCCTGAGCACCGGTTTTGTAATTGCCGGTGTTGACAAAATAAGGAGTCTTTCTGCCACTCTTCGTCGTAAAATCTCCGAAAGTCAATACCCCTGCCCGCACCATAAATTCAATAAATTCCTTCTTGTAACTCATATTCGCCTCCTCGTTGTTTTCTATACATTTTTCTTGGTACAAGTATACCACATATGAGGCGGCTCTGGGCAATTTGCTCTCATTTATTTTTGAATTTCAAACTCCTGAATCCCCATATATCCCGGTGCAATCTCATATTTATTAAAGACGATGACCGGCTTACCTGCCTGATTAATATAGAATTGCTGATCATCGGCAATTGTCTTAAATGCGTCTGCCTCCATGTCTTCCATGGTATCCCAATACATGGCTCCCGGTTCCTTTGCCCGTTCTGCAATCTGTTCCTTAATTTGCTTGTTGGCAATGTCCTTGTAGTCGTCACCCAACAAGTCTTTTAAAGTCAGTTCTTTGCCCGTTTCTAAATCATAATTGTAATAAAACATATCGAAGTAGGCGCTGGCCAGGGTTTCCGTCTTGTATACAGAGAAGGAGAGCACCTTGTCGTTCAGGCATTGCACATTGTAATCTACACTGATTTCTCGCTTCATGTAGTCTTCTTCTGTACCGCCGGTCTCCAAATAGGCTTTTTTGTTTTCTTCCATCATCGCCTTTGTCTCTTCCACCGCAGCGGTTACCTGCTGACGAACCAGATTGTTGATTCGCTGCTGCAAAGCCTTGTCTTTTAATCCCTCAATGCCGGGAATATTCAAATCTGCCACATAGGTATCGTTTTCCTCGTGAATTCTCTCCACCGTAAACACCTTTGCTAAGCTACTTAAAACAGGTATATCCGACACCGTATCAGCAAAGGCCTTGCTGGTGTTCACGCCTAAACCAAATCCTCCTACGACTACCACCATCGCGGCGGCGGCACTTATTACTCGTCTCTTCATCTTTTTCCCCCTCAGTATCCTCTCTCTTTCCTCTTCTTGCAATAGCTCCCTTTCCGCTTTGTAGACAGCTTCCGCCACCCGCTGAGACAACTCCTTGGGAATTGGCTCCTCTTCATAGGCCTTTTGCAGGTCTAATAAATTTTGATCATTCAACATGGCTGACCTCCCCCTCTCCCATCTGACATTTAAGCAGACGAAGCCCCCGATACAACCGACTCTTCACGGAGTTGATATTAGTTTCCAGCAAATCGGCAATTTCGGTCAGCTTCATGTCTTCAAAATAGCGTAGGACGATGACGGTCTTGGTGTCGGCATCCAGCTCTTTCAAAGCCTCCTGCAAGACTAGATGGTCCGCCTTGCAGTCTAAGCTGTCCTCCCCTTCTTCCGGCATTTGTTCCGGGGCGGTGGCTACCAGACGACGGCTTCTCCGCAGTTCATCCAGGCAAGTATTGACCAATATCTTGTAAAACCAGGCCTTTACCTGCTCCGGGTCCTCTAGCCGCTGGTGAGCCTTGATGGCCTTGTAGACGGCTTCTTGAACCATGTCCAAGGCAGTAGCCTGATTTTTTACGTAACTGTAAGCCAGCCTGTACATGCGTTCCTGATTGTCTTCTATAAAGCCCACCAGGGCTTGATACCTTTCATCTTTACATATGGCCATTTTCTTTCTCTGCCTCCCTACACTATTATAACGGAACAGCCTTGCAAAAAGTTTCAGAAATATAACCCAAATACGCAAAAAAAGAGTCTTTTCCTAAGACTCTCTTCTCGATATTTCTCTAAAAATTTCAGTTGTTCTCTCCTTCTACTCCTGTTCCTCCTCGGACCCTTGAATTTTATAGCACCAATACCAGTCATTACAGATGAGACCCATGGCCTCTGCATTGGTCTGTCTTTCCAATAGTTCTTGATAGGTATTAGGTGCTGGCACCATCACTGGGTTGCCCGGCCGCCAGTTAGCTGGTGTAAGCACGTGCTCTGCATCGGTGGTCTGCATGGCCGTGACCAGTCGGAAAATCTCTGGTATGTTTCGACCGTTGGTAAGCGGATACGTAAGGATAGCCCGAATCTTCTGATCCGGATCAATGATAAATACACTGCGAACAGTAGTCTGGGTGCTAACATCCGGTGCAATCATACC
The genomic region above belongs to Aminipila butyrica and contains:
- a CDS encoding PH domain-containing protein codes for the protein MELKFQHLHKKAIGCMRLASAIGTIIFLLLCSIPKIIFYFLDTELPAWANVAYAAIIAISIGWIIITPIIRYKRYQYYIDDKQLIVIEGLWFITKDLAPIERVHQISIQRGPIDRMYGLSKVIATTAGGNIVIRFLENPIAEEIAESLGVRIGTIVKEQKQRGDQHA
- a CDS encoding FtsW/RodA/SpoVE family cell cycle protein, whose protein sequence is MSDFMSNIGEILGDFFSRTGEVLRYVFGWLSDNPTTVGDWYGGLVRWIFPVLALGILLSVLRDMLRVKNPAETWGYLVSSELGKFPIRHWECTVGRARHCDLIIDFPTISRTQCSLIRDDNGNWQVYNLSEKNPILCNGKPVIDSAPLGPGETIMLGGVILTLEPISEAEHEVQQQNRLAQSRPAPPWSSFAMLTVFQILTVGQLLITRPEHANTILLCYSVLLGVMWTYVLLSKIAKRTGFEPEILAFFACTLNLAVTASSAPGSLIKQTITILMGIGLFLGLGWFLRDLNRTVKARYLMAGATAGLLLLNLIFGSVIHGAQNWISIAGISVQPSELAKVTFIFAGCATLDRLFVKRNLWGFMLLSGFCLLALAIMSDFGTAAIFFVVFLVIAFLRSGDFATLSLICGGAVAGGGLILRFKPYIASRFSVWGHAWQNATGSGYQQVRTMSAAASGGLIGVGAGNGWLHNIAAANTDLVFGMLCEEWGLIIALLAVASIVTLSIFAFRVTKTGRSAFYTTAACAATSLLVFQTILNVFGSVDLLPLTGVTFPFISCGGSSMISSWGLLAFLKAADTRQNASFAVRSLPNLGEELESANSMETGFNPLFDMAGGMQPEAQPLSSAPDPIDSFLQQFDRLEEGTDRSAPHTQEIDDFLRQFGQPDRGEEENK
- a CDS encoding coenzyme F420-0:L-glutamate ligase, which codes for MERRVGTISRGLRAPIIRQGDDLKSIVVNVLLEAAKNHDFQIQDRDVLAVTEAVVARAEGNYATISQLAEDVRKKLGGETIGVIFPILSRNRFAICLKGIAQGAKKIVLMLSYPSDEVGNHLVDVDLLDAKNINPYTDVLTQEQFETLFGKSRHTFTGMDYVNYYKKLIEEAGAEVEIIFANNPRTILQYTKKVLTCDIHTRERSKRILRDAGAEIVLGLDDLLNESVSGSGFNSRYGILGSNKATEDTVKLFPNDCTEFVKSVQAEIKEKTGKTIEVMVYGDGAFKDPVGKIWELADPVVSPGYTEGLEGTPNEVKIKYLADNDFAHLSGDELKAAISEYIKNKNCDLGDSMAAQGTTPRRLTDLIGSLCDLTSGSGDKGTPIVYIQGYFDNYTV
- a CDS encoding NCS2 family permease, whose amino-acid sequence is MERFFKLKEHNTDVKTEITAGVTTFLSMAYILAVNPSMLAQAGMDSGGVFTATAISAAVGTLIMALFTNYPIALASGMGLNAYFTYSVCIPLAQQGIQDPWRIALAAVFVEGLVFILLTLCRFREKLINDVPKNLKYGITVGIGLFITLIGLSNAGITVASSSTLVDLGSVVSAPFALAFLGFLIICILQHYKVVCPILWGILATWGLGMAAQQLGWYVIKPEAGHYSLIPQFSGMSFMPEKPALFAFDFSFIMSNAVQFTVIVFSFLFVELFDTIGGLIGIADKADLLDEEGRLPKASRALMADAMGTVAGACLGTSTVTAYMESCAGVGQGGRTGLTGVTTAVLFLVALFFSPVFTAIPGFATAPALIFVGWLMMGSIKKMSFEGDMADAIGGFMGMIMMPFTYSIANGIMFGILSWLFLKLCSGKAKDIPPVMWISGLLFALRIATMVG
- a CDS encoding GNAT family N-acetyltransferase, which gives rise to MLNMDFKVLGSTKLPIIHQAFLKAFSDYQVQVDLSLSDFQIMMKRRGFAPEISLGAFSNSAHEPIGFILNGLRPWDGKLTAYDTGTGVIPVYRKQGITSGLFEQVLKVLARQNVEQYLLEVLQDNTAAFKLYYNQGFRVTRTFSVYQLNKITNPLNLTANDLELIPQIASEDWKALEAFWDFKPSWQNSVRSIHAVAEEFTCAVLRRNTKLIGYGIVGKATGDVPQLAVCQEYRRQGIATQILAALMQNTKSNILSFINVDDTSQSTRAFLERMGSENVGGQYEMVLTLS
- a CDS encoding lytic transglycosylase domain-containing protein, which gives rise to MSIDRVNLNSQYGKGSGLSLTTGALLKENEPDFQQTLNKILPENQRQQWLSSTSGDVSARRNTDSGSLEDIFNKAADTYDVPVELLKAMAKAESGFNANAVSKCGAMGIMQLMPATAKALGVVDAYDPEQNIMGGANYISQKLKAYDGDITLALAAYNAGSGNVAKYGGVPPFKETQNYIKKIYGYMGEDLQLPNQPLQSAKSSASGVDKLLGNQDFSEMSTEQAYLAARLQMLRHQWDMQEIFASAKEEDQEQSDDLQLNLLLNSLKNL
- a CDS encoding penicillin-binding transpeptidase domain-containing protein, which encodes MKKITSRTIVCFLLALVLVAGTVLFTFKFFAEGNTWSAFSANRHLYTRDVLNTGRILDRDGNVLADYDESSQGWTYGASSSLHKATLHAVGDSSGMIGTGAMTRFADKLTGYNVITGAKPIFPGGRDLYLTLDADVCQTAYKALNGRKGTVGVYNYKTGQIICMVSAPTYDPADKPTIKDDDHRYEGVYINRLLSATFIPGSTFKLVTAAAALEQIDGIQERTFHCTGQVTIGDQVITCPTAHGDLTLGQALAASCNCTFGQLAAELGSEQMESYVKKVGLTGSLSVNGIQTAKSTFDFVSGGQGELAWSGIGQGKDLVNPCAMMVYSGAIAGGGTAAKPQIISHTAFTKGVRTSLYLKHSTKEFISPDTAATLADMMRNNVITNYGQSNFPGLSIGAKSGTAQSDHSDEDNAWFTGFLQDEKHPYAFVVLVEGGGSGSKVAGSVANAVLQAAVKAD